The Brassica napus cultivar Da-Ae chromosome C7, Da-Ae, whole genome shotgun sequence genome has a segment encoding these proteins:
- the LOC106408140 gene encoding uncharacterized protein LOC106408140 — protein MEQNPKTERRKWRYTWEAQSHSPNLRLFLFDSETNPKNHCNNLSVSIIPEKSQLLVSWIGSEAERRENGVSLSVPVPRVLLDAESPIKFRALDDHIEVRLALLLPVDHPLVSDLVTGDGEKSAPLVMGYDVKTLTLMGGVHLHCRKCSVRLTKRALYEFSEMPSVNWRESADNWFGTCCCSFGGISEKMVVKYTNSYACSSGLCLLSATTVLLSEDDLVECVLSDKVGTGRGCDLGGVEFGSVRSEVDSESHENGGEVDDSRDKVSSVPECCVHDSHGSSEGFQLDQRLTLDKKFLLDGFLEDVFMAKASNVSKNVGWIELACPECSSPLGAYPSGCGSNNEPIDGGVRLFKCYISTSPATGESSDVFRRHTLERMFTNQLVECAKEELSFHVLVKDLTTKSHLFQIIILNPNSWSLTGLCSSLDEAGSTSELSPIVKVLFSDCNSSLVKKVDEEVYILKGQGEELIELLTRASKFLPSSCAYLQDSLVSSMHL, from the coding sequence ATGGagcaaaaccctaaaacagAGAGGAGGAAATGGCGGTACACATGGGAAGCTCAGTCTCATTCTCCGAACCTTCGTCTGTTTCTTTTCGACTCTGAAACTAACCCTAAGAACCACTGCAATAACCTCAGTGTCTCTATAATCCCCGAAAAATCTCAACTTCTCGTCTCATGGATCGGTTCCGaagcagagagaagagaaaatggTGTTTCTCTCAGTGTTCCTGTTCCTAGGGTGTTGCTCGATGCCGAATCTCCGATAAAGTTCAGAGCTTTGGACGATCACATCGAGGTTAGACTTGCTCTGTTACTCCCCGTTGATCATCCTCTAGTCTCCGATTTGGTGACTGGAGATGGCGAAAAGTCTGCGCCTTTAGTGATGGGCTATGATGTAAAGACTCTGACTTTAATGGGAGGAGTTCATCTACACTGTAGAAAATGCTCAGTTAGGTTAACAAAGAGAGCCCTTTACGAGTTCTCGGAGATGCCGTCTGTTAATTGGCGGGAATCAGCTGATAACTGGTTTGGTACTTGCTGTTGTTCGTTTGGTGGGATTAGTGAGAAGATGGTGGTTAAGTACACTAACTCTTATGCATGCTCTAGTGGGTTGTGTCTGCTTAGTGCTACAACCGTTTTGCTTAGCGAGGATGATCTCGTAGAGTGTGTCTTGTCTGATAAAGTTGGAACGGGTCGGGGTTGTGATCTTGGTGGAGTTGAATTTGGTTCTGTAAGAAGTGAAGTGGATAGTGAGAGCCATGAGAATGGAGGTGAGGTTGATGACTCGAGAGACAAGGTATCATCAGTTCCTGAATGTTGTGTACATGACTCACATGGCTCTAGTGAGGGTTTTCAGCTGGACCAGAGACTTACACTTGATAAGAAGTTTCTGCTTGATGGGTTTCTTGAGGATGTTTTTATGGCAAAGGCATCGAATGTCTCCAAGAATGTTGGTTGGATTGAGTTGGCTTGCCCAGAGTGCTCATCTCCTCTTGGAGCCTATCCTTCTGGCTGCGGGAGCAACAATGAACCCATAGATGGTGGAGTTAGACTCTTCAAGTGCTACATCTCCACATCGCCGGCGACCGGTGAATCCTCTGATGTTTTCAGGAGACACACATTGGAGAGAATGTTTACCAATCAGCTAGTGGAATGCGCCAAAGAAGAGTTATCGTTTCATGTGTTGGTAAAAGACTTAACCACCAAATCGCATCTCTTCCAGATTATCATCCTGAATCCGAACTCTTGGTCCTTGACTGGTCTGTGCTCGAGCTTAGATGAAGCAGGCTCCACGTCAGAGCTAAGTCCGATTGTGAAGGTTCTGTTTTCAGATTGCAACAGCTCACTGGTGAagaaggttgatgaagaagTTTACATTTTGAAGGGACAAGGAGAGGAGTTGATAGAGCTACTTACACGTGCAAGCAAGTTTCTTCCATCTTCGTGTGCATATCTTCAGGACTCCCTTGTCTCATCTATGCATCTATGA
- the LOC106410988 gene encoding transcription factor ICE1 has translation MVLDGNGGGVWLGGGGGGGERVQEEENEEASWGRNQEDGAQYKPMLEDGGDWFTSNQPHPQDLQMLQSQQDFRFLGGFGFNPNDNLLLLHQSMDSSSSCSPSQAFSLDPSQASFLAAANNKSCLLNVPSSANPFDNAFEFGSDSSFLNQIQAPVSMGFGSLTQLGSSVPDFLSARSLLPPENNNTPPLCGGGGGGGGGGGFTPLELEGFGSPASFVGSRPKVLKPLEVLASSGAQPTLFQKRAAMRQSSGSKMGNSESSGMRRLSDDGDMDETGVEVSGLNYESDELNESGKASESVQNGGGKGKKKGMPAKNLMAERRRRKKLNDRLYMLRSVVPKISKMDRASILGDAIDYLKELLQRINDLHNELESTPAGSLPPTSSSFHPLTPTPQTLSCRVKEELCPSSLPSPKGQQARVEVRLREGRAVNIHMFCGRRPGLLLATMKALDNLGLDVQQAVISCFNGFALDVFRAEQCQEGQEILPDQIKAVLFDTAGYAGMI, from the exons ATGGTTCTCGACGGAAACGGCGGTGGTGTATGGTtaggcggcggcggcggcggcggagaaCGGGTTCAGGAGGAGGAGAACGAGGAAGCTTCGTGGGGTAGGAATCAAGAAGACGGTGCTCAGTACAAGCCTATGCTTGAAGATGGTGGTGATTGGTTCACTAGTAACCAACCACATCCACAAGATCTCCAGATGCTGCAGAGCCAGCAAGACTTCAGATTCCTCGGTGGGTTTGGTTTCAACCCCAAcgacaatcttcttcttcttcaccagtCCATGGACTCGTCTTCCTCTTGCTCTCCTTCTCAAGCTTTTAGCCTCGACCCGTCTCAAGCTTCGTTCTTGGCCGCCGCTAACAACAAGTCTTGTCTCCTCAACGTTCCTTCCTCCGCAAACCCTTTTGACAATGCCTTCGAGTTCGGGTCGGATTCTAGTTTCCTTAACCAAATCCAAGCTCCGGTTTCCATGGGGTTCGGTTCGTTGACGCAGTTGGGGAGCTCTGTCCCTGACTTCTTATCTGCCCGGTCGCTTCTCCCGCCGGAAAACAACAACACACCGCCCTTAtgcggcggcggaggaggaggaggaggtggaggtggGTTCACACCGTTGGAGCTGGAAGGGTTTGGGAGTCCTGCGAGTTTTGTCGGGAGCAGACCGAAGGTTCTGAAGCCTTTAGAGGTGTTGGCGTCGTCTGGTGCGCAGCCTACTCTGTTCCAGAAGCGTGCAGCCATGCGTCAGAGCTCTGGAAGCAAGATGGGGAACTCGGAGAGCTCGGGGATGAGGAGGCTGAGCGATGATGGAGATATGGATGAGACTGGAGTTGAGGTTTCAGGGCTGAACTATGAGTCTGATGAGCTGAACGAGAGCGGTAAAGCTTCTGAGAGTGTTCAGAATGGAGGAGGTAAAGGGAAGAAAAAAGGGATGCCTGCTAAGAATCTGATGGctgagaggaggaggaggaagaagcttAATGATAGGCTTTACATGCTTAGATCAGTTGTCCCCAAGATCAGCAAA ATGGATAGAGCATCAATACTTGGAGATGCAATTGATTATCTTAAGGAGCTTTTACAAAGGATCAATGATCTTCACAACGAACTTGAGTCCACTCCAGCTGGATCTTTGCCTCCAACTTCGTCAAGCTTCCATCCATTAACGCCTACACCGCAAACTCTTTCTTGCCGTGTCAAGGAAGAGTTATGCCCCTCTTCTTTGCCAAGCCCTAAAGGCCAGCAAGCAAGA GTTGAGGTTAGATTAAGGGAAGGAAGAGCAGTGAACATTCACATGTTCTGTGGTCGTAGACCGGGTCTTTTGCTCGCTACCATGAAGGCCTTGGATAATCTTGGATTGGATGTTCAGCAAGCTGTGATCAGCTGTTTCAACGGGTTTGCCTTGGATGTTTTCCGCGCTGAG CAATGCCAAGAAGGACAGGAGATATTGCCTGATCAAATCAAAGCAGTGCTTTTCGATACAGCGGGCTACGCTGGTATGATCTGA
- the LOC106410230 gene encoding alpha-mannosidase At3g26720 isoform X1 has translation MAVKCFHSFALHLLLATIVIGVVNSEYIEYNTAPRIVTEKINVHLVPHSHDDVGWLKTVDQYYVGANNSIRGACVENVIESVIASLLDDQNRKFIYVEMAFFQRWWRQQSNAKKVKVKKLVDSGQLEFINGGMCMHDEATPHYIDMIDQTTLGHQFIKSEFGQVPRVGWQIDPFGHSAAQAYLLGAELGFDSLFFARIDYQDRAKRLREKTLEVIWQGSKSLGSSSQIFTGIFPRHYDPPDGFTFEINDVSPPIQDDPSLFDYNVQERVNDFVAAALAQVNVTRTNHIMWLMGTDFRYQYAYSWYRQMDKFIHYVNKDGRLNVLYSTPSIYTDAKYAANESWPLKTDDFFPYADKPNAYWTGYFTSRPAFKRYVRDLSGYYLAARQLEFLRGRSSSGPTTDMLADALAIAQHHDAVSGTQRQHVAADYALRLSMGYLQAEKLVASSLSFLSASKSSPDKKNPDTKFQQCPLLNISYCPASEARLSSGKSLVVVVYNSLGWKREEVVRVPVSSENVIVKDASGKEVVSQILPLSDITLRIRKEYVKAYLGRSPKDTAKHVLAFIASVPPLGFSSYVISDTGRTGRGLSASYVTSGSLNQDVEVSQGNLKLLYSEEGVKMSRYLSTKNQVTAEQTYAYYIGSNGTDKDPQVQLCKRYNLVYFFIFISCFKPFSYTYKASGAYVFRPDGSRPIKSEGQAQAQLTVVRGPLFDEVHQEFNSWISQITRVYKGKDHAEIEFTVGPIPADDGNSKEVITKLTTTMKTNGTFYTDSNGRDFIKRVRDFRTDWDLQVYQPVAGNYYPINLGIYMQDKTSELSVLVDRAVGGSSLEDGQIELMLHRRMLHDDIRGVGEILNETVCLPDGCKGLTIRGKFYIQIDKPGDGARWRRTFGQEIYSPLLLAFTEQEGDHWINSHKTTFSALEPSYSLPNNVALLTLQELENGEVLLRLAHLFEVGEDSEYSVMTKVELKKLFNNKKISKVKETSLTGNQEKAEMEKRRLIWKVEGSAGEEVKRGEAVDEEELVVELAPMEIRTFLIRFDDHNEMVGEERATT, from the exons ATGGCGGTCAAATGTTTCCACTCCTTTGCTCTCCATCTGCTTCTGGCGACGATCGTGATCGGCGTCGTCAACTCCGAGTACATAGAGTACAACACAGCACCGAGAATCGTCACTGAGAAAATCAATGTTCACTTGGTTCCTCACTCCCACGACGACGTTGGGTGGCTCAAGACCGTTGACCAGTACTACGTCGGCGCCAATAACTCCATTCGG GGAGCTTGTGTTGAGAATGTAATCGAATCTGTCATCGCTTCGTTGCTGGACGATCAAAATAGAAAGTTCATCTATGTTGAGATG GCGTTCTTTCAAAGATGGTGGAGGCAACAAAGCAATGCCAAGAAGGTTAAGGTTAAGAAGCTTGTTGACTCTGGTCAACTTGAGTTCAT AAATGGTGGAATGTGTATGCACGATGAGGCGACTCCGCATTATATTGACATGATTGATCAGACAACGCTAGGCCATCAGTTTATCAAAAGTGAGTTTGGTCAGGTTCCTAGAGTCGGTTGGCAAATCGATCCTTTTGGACATTCTGCAGCACAGGCTTACTTGCTTGGTGCGGAG TTAGGCTTTGACTCGCTGTTTTTCGCTAGAATTGACTACCAGGATCGTgcaaagagattaagagagaagacACTTGAGGTTATTTGGCAAGGTTCCAAGTCCCTTGGCTCATCTTCACAG ATATTCACCGGAATATTCCCAAGACATTATGACCCACCTGATGGTTTCACATTTGAGATAAATGATGTCTCACCTCCTATCCAG GATGATCCTAGCCTTTTTGACTACAATGTTCAAGAGCGCGTCAACGACTTTGTAGCTGCAGCCCTTGCACAG GTCAATGTAACCAGGACAAATCATATCATGTGGTTGATGGGAACTGACTTCCGGTACCAGTATGCATATTCATGGTACAGACAGATGGACAAGTTTATTCATTATGTTAACAAG GATGGGCGTCTCAATGTTCTGTATTCGACACCATCTATCTACACCGATGCAAAATATGCTGCAAACGAGTCGTGGCCCCTTAAGACTGACGATTTCTTCCC GTATGCGGACAAACCTAATGCATACTGGACAGGGTACTTTACGAGCAGGCCAGCCTTTAAAAGATATGTGCGCGATTTAAGCGGCTACTATCTG GCAGCTCGACAATTGGAATTCTTGAGAGGTAGGAGCAGTTCAGGACCAACAACTGATATGTTAGCTGATGCTTTGGCAATTGCGCAACACCATGATGCAGTTAGTGGTACACAAAGGCAGCATGTGGCTGCAGATTATGCTCTTAGACTCTCAATGGGTTACCTGCag GCCGAGAAGTTGGTTGCCTCTTCCCTTTCGTTTTTATCAGCATCAAAATCAAGTCCTGATAAGAAGAATCCCGACACAAAATTTCAGCAG TGTCCCTTGCTTAATATTAGTTACTGTCCAGCATCTGAAGCTCGTTTGTCCAGCGGCAAAAGCCTG GTGGTTGTTGTTTACAATTCTCTAGGATGGAAACGGGAGGAAGTTGTCCGAGTTCCT GTGTCGTCTGAAAATGTTATCGTGAAAGATGCATCTGGGAAAGAAGTCGTGTCGCAGATTCTACCTCTTTCAGACATCACATTGAGAATAAGAAAGGAGTATGTCAAAGCATATCTTGGAAGATCACCAAAGGACACTGCAAAACATGTGCTTGCATTTATAGCTTCAGTACCACCTCTTGGGTTCAGCTCGTATGTCATCTCAGACACTGGACGAACAG GGCGTGGACTATCTGCGTCATATGTTACTTCTGGAAGCTTGAATCAAGATGTAGAAGTTAGCCAAGGAAATCTGAAGTTGCTCTATTCAGAAGAGGGTGTGAAAATGAGTCGTTATTTAAGTACCAAAAATCAG GTTACTGCAGAACAAACATATGCTTATTACATTGGAAGCAATGGAACTGACAAGGATCCACAGGTTCAGCTCTGTAAAAGATACAATCTCGTTTACTTTTTTATATTCATATCATGTTTTAAACCGTTTTCGTATACTTATAAGGCTTCTGGAGCTTACGTTTTTCGACCAGATGGTTCACGTCCAATTAAATCTGAAGGACAG GCTCAGGCTCAGTTGACTGTTGTTCGAGGACCTTTGTTTGATGAAGTGCACCAAGAGTTTAACTCCTGGATATCACAG ATTACCAGAGTGTACAAGGGAAAAGATCATGCTGAAATTGAGTTCACT GTTGGGCCTATTCCAGCTGATGATGGTAATAGCAAGGAGGTTATCACTAAACTTACAACCACCATGAAGACAAATGGAACATTTTACACAGACTCTAATGGTCGGGACTTCATCAAACGG GTTCGGGACTTCAGAACAGATTGGGACTTGCAAGTCTACCAACCAGTTGCTGGGAACTATTATCCT ATAAATCTTGGGATATACATGCAAGATAAAACTTCTGAGCTATCGGTGTTGGTGGATCGCGCTGTAGGGGGATCCAGCTTAGAGGACGGTCAGATCGAGTTGATGCTTCATCG GAGAATGCTCCATGATGACATTAGAGGTGTTGGCGAGATTCTTAACGAAACAGTCTGTCTCCCTGATGGATGCAAAGGATTGACG ATACGAGGGAAGTTTTACATACAGATAGACAAACCTGGAGATGGTGCAAGATGGCGTCGAACATTTGGTCAAGAAATatattctccacttcttctggCATTCACGGAACAG GAAGGAGATCATTGGATTAATTCACATAAGACGACATTCTCAGCGCTTGAACCGTCATACTCATTACCAAATAACGTCGCATTACTCACCCTCCAG GAGTTGGAAAATGGGGAAGTTCTTTTAAGGCTTGCTCACTTGTTCGAG GTTGGGGAGGATAGTGAGTACTCAGTCATGACAAAAGTAGAGCTAAAGAAACTATTCAACAACAAAAAG ATAAGCAAAGTGAAAGAGACAAGTCTCACAGGGAACCAAGAGAAAGCGGAAATGGAGAAGAGAAGGCTAATCTGGAAAGTAGAAGGCTCGGCCGGGGAAGAGGTGAAGAGAGGAGAAGCTGTGGACGAGGAAGAGCTGGTGGTTGAGCTTGCTCCGATGGAAATCCGAACCTTCTTAATCAGGTTTGATGATCACAATGAAATGGTTGGTGAAGAGAGAGCAACAACATAG
- the LOC106410230 gene encoding alpha-mannosidase At3g26720 isoform X2, producing the protein MAVKCFHSFALHLLLATIVIGVVNSEYIEYNTAPRIVTEKINVHLVPHSHDDVGWLKTVDQYYVGANNSIRGACVENVIESVIASLLDDQNRKFIYVEMAFFQRWWRQQSNAKKVKVKKLVDSGQLEFINGGMCMHDEATPHYIDMIDQTTLGHQFIKSEFGQVPRVGWQIDPFGHSAAQAYLLGAELGFDSLFFARIDYQDRAKRLREKTLEVIWQGSKSLGSSSQIFTGIFPRHYDPPDGFTFEINDVSPPIQDDPSLFDYNVQERVNDFVAAALAQVNVTRTNHIMWLMGTDFRYQYAYSWYRQMDKFIHYVNKDGRLNVLYSTPSIYTDAKYAANESWPLKTDDFFPYADKPNAYWTGYFTSRPAFKRYVRDLSGYYLAARQLEFLRGRSSSGPTTDMLADALAIAQHHDAVSGTQRQHVAADYALRLSMGYLQAEKLVASSLSFLSASKSSPDKKNPDTKFQQCPLLNISYCPASEARLSSGKSLVVVVYNSLGWKREEVVRVPVSSENVIVKDASGKEVVSQILPLSDITLRIRKEYVKAYLGRSPKDTAKHVLAFIASVPPLGFSSYVISDTGRTGRGLSASYVTSGSLNQDVEVSQGNLKLLYSEEGVKMSRYLSTKNQVTAEQTYAYYIGSNGTDKDPQASGAYVFRPDGSRPIKSEGQAQAQLTVVRGPLFDEVHQEFNSWISQITRVYKGKDHAEIEFTVGPIPADDGNSKEVITKLTTTMKTNGTFYTDSNGRDFIKRVRDFRTDWDLQVYQPVAGNYYPINLGIYMQDKTSELSVLVDRAVGGSSLEDGQIELMLHRRMLHDDIRGVGEILNETVCLPDGCKGLTIRGKFYIQIDKPGDGARWRRTFGQEIYSPLLLAFTEQEGDHWINSHKTTFSALEPSYSLPNNVALLTLQELENGEVLLRLAHLFEVGEDSEYSVMTKVELKKLFNNKKISKVKETSLTGNQEKAEMEKRRLIWKVEGSAGEEVKRGEAVDEEELVVELAPMEIRTFLIRFDDHNEMVGEERATT; encoded by the exons ATGGCGGTCAAATGTTTCCACTCCTTTGCTCTCCATCTGCTTCTGGCGACGATCGTGATCGGCGTCGTCAACTCCGAGTACATAGAGTACAACACAGCACCGAGAATCGTCACTGAGAAAATCAATGTTCACTTGGTTCCTCACTCCCACGACGACGTTGGGTGGCTCAAGACCGTTGACCAGTACTACGTCGGCGCCAATAACTCCATTCGG GGAGCTTGTGTTGAGAATGTAATCGAATCTGTCATCGCTTCGTTGCTGGACGATCAAAATAGAAAGTTCATCTATGTTGAGATG GCGTTCTTTCAAAGATGGTGGAGGCAACAAAGCAATGCCAAGAAGGTTAAGGTTAAGAAGCTTGTTGACTCTGGTCAACTTGAGTTCAT AAATGGTGGAATGTGTATGCACGATGAGGCGACTCCGCATTATATTGACATGATTGATCAGACAACGCTAGGCCATCAGTTTATCAAAAGTGAGTTTGGTCAGGTTCCTAGAGTCGGTTGGCAAATCGATCCTTTTGGACATTCTGCAGCACAGGCTTACTTGCTTGGTGCGGAG TTAGGCTTTGACTCGCTGTTTTTCGCTAGAATTGACTACCAGGATCGTgcaaagagattaagagagaagacACTTGAGGTTATTTGGCAAGGTTCCAAGTCCCTTGGCTCATCTTCACAG ATATTCACCGGAATATTCCCAAGACATTATGACCCACCTGATGGTTTCACATTTGAGATAAATGATGTCTCACCTCCTATCCAG GATGATCCTAGCCTTTTTGACTACAATGTTCAAGAGCGCGTCAACGACTTTGTAGCTGCAGCCCTTGCACAG GTCAATGTAACCAGGACAAATCATATCATGTGGTTGATGGGAACTGACTTCCGGTACCAGTATGCATATTCATGGTACAGACAGATGGACAAGTTTATTCATTATGTTAACAAG GATGGGCGTCTCAATGTTCTGTATTCGACACCATCTATCTACACCGATGCAAAATATGCTGCAAACGAGTCGTGGCCCCTTAAGACTGACGATTTCTTCCC GTATGCGGACAAACCTAATGCATACTGGACAGGGTACTTTACGAGCAGGCCAGCCTTTAAAAGATATGTGCGCGATTTAAGCGGCTACTATCTG GCAGCTCGACAATTGGAATTCTTGAGAGGTAGGAGCAGTTCAGGACCAACAACTGATATGTTAGCTGATGCTTTGGCAATTGCGCAACACCATGATGCAGTTAGTGGTACACAAAGGCAGCATGTGGCTGCAGATTATGCTCTTAGACTCTCAATGGGTTACCTGCag GCCGAGAAGTTGGTTGCCTCTTCCCTTTCGTTTTTATCAGCATCAAAATCAAGTCCTGATAAGAAGAATCCCGACACAAAATTTCAGCAG TGTCCCTTGCTTAATATTAGTTACTGTCCAGCATCTGAAGCTCGTTTGTCCAGCGGCAAAAGCCTG GTGGTTGTTGTTTACAATTCTCTAGGATGGAAACGGGAGGAAGTTGTCCGAGTTCCT GTGTCGTCTGAAAATGTTATCGTGAAAGATGCATCTGGGAAAGAAGTCGTGTCGCAGATTCTACCTCTTTCAGACATCACATTGAGAATAAGAAAGGAGTATGTCAAAGCATATCTTGGAAGATCACCAAAGGACACTGCAAAACATGTGCTTGCATTTATAGCTTCAGTACCACCTCTTGGGTTCAGCTCGTATGTCATCTCAGACACTGGACGAACAG GGCGTGGACTATCTGCGTCATATGTTACTTCTGGAAGCTTGAATCAAGATGTAGAAGTTAGCCAAGGAAATCTGAAGTTGCTCTATTCAGAAGAGGGTGTGAAAATGAGTCGTTATTTAAGTACCAAAAATCAG GTTACTGCAGAACAAACATATGCTTATTACATTGGAAGCAATGGAACTGACAAGGATCCACAG GCTTCTGGAGCTTACGTTTTTCGACCAGATGGTTCACGTCCAATTAAATCTGAAGGACAG GCTCAGGCTCAGTTGACTGTTGTTCGAGGACCTTTGTTTGATGAAGTGCACCAAGAGTTTAACTCCTGGATATCACAG ATTACCAGAGTGTACAAGGGAAAAGATCATGCTGAAATTGAGTTCACT GTTGGGCCTATTCCAGCTGATGATGGTAATAGCAAGGAGGTTATCACTAAACTTACAACCACCATGAAGACAAATGGAACATTTTACACAGACTCTAATGGTCGGGACTTCATCAAACGG GTTCGGGACTTCAGAACAGATTGGGACTTGCAAGTCTACCAACCAGTTGCTGGGAACTATTATCCT ATAAATCTTGGGATATACATGCAAGATAAAACTTCTGAGCTATCGGTGTTGGTGGATCGCGCTGTAGGGGGATCCAGCTTAGAGGACGGTCAGATCGAGTTGATGCTTCATCG GAGAATGCTCCATGATGACATTAGAGGTGTTGGCGAGATTCTTAACGAAACAGTCTGTCTCCCTGATGGATGCAAAGGATTGACG ATACGAGGGAAGTTTTACATACAGATAGACAAACCTGGAGATGGTGCAAGATGGCGTCGAACATTTGGTCAAGAAATatattctccacttcttctggCATTCACGGAACAG GAAGGAGATCATTGGATTAATTCACATAAGACGACATTCTCAGCGCTTGAACCGTCATACTCATTACCAAATAACGTCGCATTACTCACCCTCCAG GAGTTGGAAAATGGGGAAGTTCTTTTAAGGCTTGCTCACTTGTTCGAG GTTGGGGAGGATAGTGAGTACTCAGTCATGACAAAAGTAGAGCTAAAGAAACTATTCAACAACAAAAAG ATAAGCAAAGTGAAAGAGACAAGTCTCACAGGGAACCAAGAGAAAGCGGAAATGGAGAAGAGAAGGCTAATCTGGAAAGTAGAAGGCTCGGCCGGGGAAGAGGTGAAGAGAGGAGAAGCTGTGGACGAGGAAGAGCTGGTGGTTGAGCTTGCTCCGATGGAAATCCGAACCTTCTTAATCAGGTTTGATGATCACAATGAAATGGTTGGTGAAGAGAGAGCAACAACATAG